Proteins encoded within one genomic window of Spiroplasma sabaudiense Ar-1343:
- a CDS encoding deoxynucleoside kinase has protein sequence MRLVIFGTVGAGKTSFINALNKKLGYKVYAEPLNINPYFDKLYEQFQDKNSNTYKMELFMLTERMKQFLDSQSLNDVIFDRGVMDTLIFANANYEEGNLDKRDWDTYRTFFETNITPAIFSYNNVKGYDLVVYLRVTNQTSIARINQRAIPGELRVKTHFWELLNGLYEQWYLEWTDKIPFVVIDGNIDSIDEKVEQFIKKIR, from the coding sequence ATGAGATTGGTAATATTTGGAACCGTTGGAGCGGGCAAAACATCTTTTATAAATGCCTTAAACAAAAAACTTGGATATAAAGTTTATGCAGAGCCTTTGAATATAAATCCTTATTTTGATAAGTTGTACGAGCAATTTCAAGATAAAAATTCCAATACCTATAAAATGGAATTATTTATGTTAACAGAGCGTATGAAACAGTTTTTAGATTCACAGTCGCTCAATGATGTGATTTTTGATCGTGGAGTTATGGACACTTTGATTTTTGCAAACGCAAATTATGAAGAGGGTAACTTAGATAAACGAGATTGGGATACTTACCGAACATTCTTTGAGACCAATATCACCCCTGCAATTTTTAGTTATAATAATGTAAAAGGTTATGATCTGGTTGTTTATTTAAGGGTCACTAATCAAACTTCGATTGCCAGAATTAATCAACGAGCAATTCCAGGAGAATTGCGAGTTAAAACACACTTTTGAGAATTATTAAATGGCTTATATGAGCAGTGATACTTGGAATGAACAGATAAGATTCCTTTTGTTGTCATTGATGGAAATATTGATAGTATTGATGAAAAAGTCGAACAATTTATCAAAAAAATTAGATAA